A genomic region of Catalinimonas niigatensis contains the following coding sequences:
- a CDS encoding FecR family protein: protein MKKYIDYTEEDFVNDDYFIQWVMGSDPTVHSFWTSWLEENPQKAEVVKKAKQLILSIDFKKFHPANEDFSRIWSAIDQHIVEAEKNNSDTKIISIYDKKRVSYFSYKQIFKSRHVAATILIGVLCASIFMWFLLKGQQIHHVTEYGEMKTIVLPDNSIVKLNANSSLTFNDSWDGESREVWLNGEAYFSVMHKADNQKFLVHVDHLRIEVLGTEFNVSNRREKARVVLSSGKVKLDYEGKKDTKAPIQPIIMEPGEMVEMSAPFAQNKQFLKRKVDTERFTSWRNNQLIFKDTPIKEVVYALQDQFGIDIIIKEQQVTEHNYTGTIPLDNIDIFFTTLSKSFNVEIMKKDRQVTIQKIRGDP, encoded by the coding sequence ATGAAAAAATACATTGACTACACTGAAGAAGACTTTGTAAATGATGATTACTTTATCCAATGGGTTATGGGATCTGACCCTACTGTTCACTCATTCTGGACTTCATGGCTGGAAGAAAATCCCCAAAAAGCTGAAGTAGTAAAAAAAGCAAAACAGCTTATTTTATCCATTGACTTCAAAAAATTTCATCCTGCCAATGAAGATTTTAGTCGCATATGGAGTGCAATAGACCAGCATATCGTAGAGGCTGAAAAAAACAACTCAGATACTAAAATTATCTCAATTTACGATAAGAAGCGTGTATCCTACTTTTCCTATAAGCAAATATTCAAATCCAGACATGTAGCAGCCACCATTTTGATAGGCGTGTTATGTGCCTCCATTTTCATGTGGTTTCTTTTAAAGGGGCAGCAGATACATCACGTAACAGAATACGGAGAAATGAAAACCATCGTTTTGCCCGATAATTCCATTGTAAAACTAAACGCCAACTCGTCACTTACATTTAACGACAGTTGGGATGGAGAATCCAGAGAAGTCTGGCTTAACGGCGAGGCTTATTTCTCTGTCATGCACAAGGCGGATAATCAGAAGTTTTTAGTGCATGTGGATCATTTAAGAATAGAAGTGTTGGGCACTGAATTTAATGTGAGTAACAGAAGGGAAAAAGCCAGAGTAGTTTTAAGTTCAGGTAAAGTCAAACTCGACTATGAAGGGAAAAAAGATACTAAAGCACCCATTCAACCCATCATTATGGAACCTGGAGAAATGGTAGAAATGTCTGCTCCTTTTGCTCAAAATAAGCAGTTTCTGAAAAGAAAAGTGGATACGGAAAGATTTACCTCCTGGAGAAACAATCAACTCATTTTTAAAGATACTCCCATCAAAGAAGTAGTTTATGCCCTGCAGGATCAGTTTGGAATTGATATCATCATCAAAGAACAGCAAGTAACAGAACATAACTATACTGGTACAATCCCTTTAGACAATATTGATATTTTTTTTACTACTCTTTCAAAATCTTTTAATGTAGAAATTATGAAAAAAGACCGTCAGGTTACCATACAAAAAATAAGAGGCGACCCTTAA
- a CDS encoding RNA polymerase sigma factor, whose amino-acid sequence MESDSDFPCYGKKMNNGFHELDDQNIWKIFKRGNKGALAYIYQTYFFKLYNYGFNICGEEELVKDSIQELFIYIWEKRNSLGETNSIKNYLFKSLRRKLFAEFKKDQNAMLKRGIPENYYFEFVFSKEHTMIDRQITIEQKEELVKALNQLPQRLKEVLFLRYYEQLSPTEIASVMDITTNSTYVFLSRAIDFLKKHVHKVYTLMLASSLC is encoded by the coding sequence ATGGAAAGCGATAGTGATTTTCCTTGCTATGGAAAAAAAATGAACAATGGATTTCATGAGCTGGATGATCAGAACATTTGGAAAATATTTAAAAGAGGTAACAAGGGTGCGTTGGCTTATATATATCAAACCTATTTTTTTAAACTATATAATTATGGATTTAATATTTGTGGAGAAGAAGAACTGGTTAAAGATAGCATCCAAGAACTCTTCATATACATATGGGAAAAGAGAAATAGCCTAGGAGAAACAAACTCTATAAAAAATTATCTCTTCAAATCATTAAGAAGAAAGTTATTTGCTGAGTTCAAGAAAGATCAAAATGCAATGCTTAAAAGAGGTATTCCGGAAAACTATTATTTTGAATTTGTATTTTCCAAGGAGCATACGATGATCGATCGTCAAATTACTATTGAGCAAAAAGAGGAATTAGTAAAAGCGCTTAACCAACTTCCGCAAAGGTTAAAAGAAGTCTTGTTCTTGAGATACTATGAGCAATTAAGTCCCACTGAAATTGCTTCCGTAATGGATATTACTACTAACTCGACCTATGTTTTTCTCTCAAGGGCCATTGATTTTTTAAAAAAGCATGTACACAAAGTATACACCCTGATGCTTGCATCCAGCCTGTGCTGA
- a CDS encoding alginate lyase family protein, producing the protein MKSYCFLRIIAFILVIITSGNAQQLSNAWGTYHEDLEKIRTELKQERQDSLAIKQLIRDAELAMGLDTFSVVNNSPIPPSGNKKDYYSWAPYLWPNPDTKDGLPYISKDGKTNPETDMKSDKPQLRRMTMAVQTLGLAYYYTQDKRYAHKAATLLKGWFLDPETGMNPNLNYGQAIPGEVEGRSSGIIDTRWYIILMNSIKLLNNSDALTSMDMLHLKSWFEDYLNWLLTNKMGQEEAQSENNHGTWYAAQIASFALFTDNIQLTKNVVNNSRKFFDSQLDSLGRQIHELRRTKSFDYSLYNIHALINLAMIAEQVDIDLWHYNAESKKNLYNAIRYMADHYYSDKDWPYEQISEKVITLNYENGLDFSVYYPYDLYTALRVGYKVYQDPLFMKSMEKISVDKVKAHRSNLLIYLEQR; encoded by the coding sequence ATGAAAAGTTATTGTTTCCTAAGAATTATAGCTTTTATCTTAGTTATTATCACTTCAGGGAATGCCCAACAATTGTCTAATGCATGGGGTACTTATCATGAGGATTTAGAGAAAATTAGAACAGAGCTTAAGCAGGAAAGACAAGACTCATTGGCGATAAAACAATTAATCCGGGATGCGGAATTAGCGATGGGTCTTGATACTTTTTCTGTAGTAAATAATTCTCCCATACCCCCCAGTGGTAATAAAAAGGATTATTATAGCTGGGCGCCCTATTTGTGGCCTAATCCTGATACGAAAGACGGCTTACCTTATATTTCAAAAGATGGTAAAACTAATCCGGAAACAGATATGAAGTCTGATAAACCTCAGCTGAGAAGGATGACTATGGCTGTACAGACTTTGGGTTTGGCTTATTATTATACACAGGATAAAAGATACGCTCATAAGGCTGCTACCTTACTCAAAGGATGGTTTTTAGATCCTGAAACGGGTATGAACCCTAATCTTAACTATGGTCAGGCAATACCAGGAGAAGTTGAAGGAAGATCATCCGGAATTATTGATACCAGATGGTATATAATTTTAATGAATTCCATAAAGTTACTCAATAATTCTGATGCATTAACCTCTATGGATATGTTGCATTTGAAATCCTGGTTTGAAGATTATCTAAACTGGTTATTGACCAACAAAATGGGACAGGAAGAAGCACAAAGTGAAAATAATCACGGGACATGGTATGCAGCACAAATTGCAAGCTTTGCTTTGTTTACTGATAATATCCAGCTCACAAAAAATGTTGTCAATAATAGCAGAAAATTCTTTGACTCCCAATTAGATTCTCTGGGAAGGCAAATCCATGAATTACGCCGCACAAAATCATTTGATTATAGTCTTTATAATATCCATGCTCTTATTAACCTGGCAATGATTGCCGAACAAGTGGATATTGATTTGTGGCATTACAATGCAGAAAGCAAAAAGAATTTGTACAATGCCATTAGGTATATGGCAGATCATTACTATTCTGATAAAGATTGGCCTTATGAGCAGATTTCTGAAAAGGTGATTACTTTAAATTATGAAAATGGCCTTGATTTTTCAGTATATTACCCATACGATTTATATACAGCACTTCGAGTAGGATATAAAGTATATCAAGATCCCTTATTTATGAAGAGTATGGAAAAAATCTCTGTAGATAAAGTTAAGGCACATCGTTCAAATTTATTGATTTACCTTGAACAAAGATGA
- a CDS encoding BNR-4 repeat-containing protein yields the protein MIIKKIITLVVLLTQGMYGLAQGIYGEQKDEKDAIHPDAQNNIGELLNQKVDEYRGLWYMNQPLDNEYKYKYSGGLGTYPQQHNPIAIYSKEVNKTFFCYGGTDAANSTLFYMVSYYDHATGKVPKPTLVLNKNTTDAHDNPIISIDNEGYIWLFGNSHGLSRPSYVLKSKSPYDIDTFEIIPATKQEEGKEVAMNNFSYMQAWHLPDKGFVNFFTRYKYPADRTICFMTSKDGQAWSSWQRLAAIKKGHYQISTATSEKAGSAFDFHPDDPDRNGLNYRTNIYYVETHDFGKTWQTADGKKLDLPLTDIDNPALVHDYYRKKQLVYLKDIQFDEQGHPIILYMTSQGFEAGPENDPRTWHTARWTGQKWEIRDITTSDNNYDHGSLYLEADGTWKVIGPTQTGPQPYNPGGEMALWVSHDQGKNWEMVKQMTVDSEYNHTYARRPMNAHDDFYAIWADGHGRQPSESRIYISDKEGNVFMLPQHMEEEMVKLDKMP from the coding sequence ATGATCATTAAAAAAATAATTACACTTGTTGTATTGCTTACACAGGGAATGTATGGGTTGGCTCAGGGAATTTATGGAGAACAAAAAGATGAAAAAGATGCTATACATCCTGATGCTCAAAATAACATAGGAGAACTTCTGAACCAGAAAGTAGATGAGTACAGAGGGCTGTGGTATATGAATCAGCCTTTGGATAATGAGTACAAGTATAAGTACAGTGGAGGCTTAGGAACTTATCCTCAACAACATAATCCCATAGCCATTTATAGCAAAGAGGTCAACAAAACTTTCTTCTGTTATGGTGGTACTGATGCGGCAAACTCAACGCTCTTTTATATGGTCTCTTATTATGATCATGCCACTGGTAAAGTACCCAAGCCTACTTTGGTGCTGAATAAAAATACTACCGATGCCCATGATAATCCTATTATTAGTATTGATAATGAAGGTTATATCTGGCTGTTTGGCAATTCCCATGGTTTATCCCGTCCGTCATATGTCCTTAAAAGTAAAAGTCCTTATGATATTGATACTTTTGAGATCATTCCTGCTACCAAACAGGAGGAAGGCAAAGAAGTAGCCATGAACAATTTTTCCTACATGCAGGCCTGGCATCTGCCAGATAAAGGTTTTGTGAACTTCTTTACACGCTATAAGTATCCTGCAGATCGTACCATTTGCTTTATGACCAGTAAGGATGGTCAAGCCTGGTCGTCCTGGCAAAGACTGGCAGCCATTAAAAAAGGACATTACCAGATCAGTACTGCTACATCAGAAAAAGCAGGTAGTGCTTTTGATTTTCATCCGGATGATCCTGATAGAAATGGATTAAACTATCGTACCAATATCTACTATGTGGAAACGCATGATTTTGGCAAGACCTGGCAGACGGCAGATGGAAAAAAACTGGACTTACCTTTAACGGATATAGATAATCCCGCATTGGTCCATGACTATTACCGTAAAAAGCAATTGGTCTATCTGAAAGATATACAATTTGATGAACAGGGGCATCCAATTATTTTATATATGACCAGTCAGGGGTTTGAGGCGGGTCCTGAGAATGATCCCAGAACCTGGCACACAGCCAGATGGACAGGACAAAAGTGGGAGATCCGGGATATTACCACTTCTGATAACAATTACGATCATGGTTCTTTATATCTGGAAGCAGATGGTACCTGGAAGGTCATAGGCCCCACACAGACAGGGCCCCAGCCTTATAATCCAGGAGGAGAAATGGCCCTATGGGTAAGTCATGATCAGGGAAAAAATTGGGAAATGGTGAAGCAGATGACTGTGGACAGTGAGTATAATCATACCTATGCCCGTCGTCCGATGAATGCCCATGATGATTTCTATGCTATTTGGGCAGATGGTCATGGAAGACAACCTTCTGAATCAAGAATTTACATCAGTGATAAAGAAGGGAACGTTTTCATGCTTCCACAACATATGGAAGAAGAGATGGTGAAACTGGATAAAATGCCATGA
- a CDS encoding SusD/RagB family nutrient-binding outer membrane lipoprotein, whose protein sequence is MKNILQNITILGFLLCFLLSCSDDTLDKINENPNAPIDVPVSLLLPQATISTIHGVAGDGGGEYASLFVEHATNVHLNPRRPEDVNSNVWSSTYNTLNDLKIIIDKGSEGGSEEGQYIAVGIAKVLYAYTLSVGTDFFGDVPHSEALQGSLNRSPIFDNQQTIYAFLQQTLDEAIVDLDRESIGNAAQIDLIFQGDREMWKKTAYALKARLHNRLSNIDPASSAQDALDALNNAFTSAEEGFIFEGYLSGTSNDNPWAGWQKQEQTYAVSETFIDLINSFNEPGFVDPRAERWFTKIEGEFVGAPSGNAQSDLTHSVYSAPSTETVLYDEAPQPLLTYDEMKFIESEAHLRLGNRPEANAAYEEAVQAALRRSGISEEEIMSYVNQGIVFPGEADLTLEHIIRQKNVSFWMFQSLEAYNDFRRTGIPQMSDPRGTPLRLPYPPSEVNRNPNTPSEINDITIYEMPVWWGTSLN, encoded by the coding sequence ATGAAAAATATACTCCAGAATATAACTATACTAGGTTTCTTGCTCTGCTTCTTGCTTTCCTGTAGTGATGATACCTTGGATAAAATTAATGAAAATCCAAATGCACCTATAGATGTACCTGTCTCCTTACTATTGCCACAAGCTACCATTAGTACCATACATGGAGTGGCTGGTGATGGAGGCGGAGAATATGCCAGCCTTTTTGTAGAACATGCCACCAATGTACATTTGAATCCGAGGAGGCCTGAAGATGTGAATAGCAATGTGTGGTCGAGCACCTATAACACTTTGAATGATTTAAAAATTATCATTGACAAAGGATCAGAAGGAGGGAGTGAGGAAGGACAATATATAGCGGTAGGAATTGCTAAAGTACTGTATGCTTATACACTCAGTGTCGGCACCGATTTTTTTGGGGATGTGCCTCATTCAGAGGCTTTGCAGGGAAGTTTAAATCGATCTCCTATTTTTGATAATCAGCAGACCATATATGCCTTTCTACAACAAACTCTGGATGAAGCGATTGTAGATTTGGACAGAGAGTCTATTGGTAATGCTGCGCAGATTGATTTGATTTTTCAGGGAGATAGAGAGATGTGGAAAAAAACGGCTTATGCCCTGAAAGCAAGGTTACACAATCGGCTCAGCAATATTGACCCGGCGTCATCAGCACAGGATGCTTTAGATGCATTAAACAATGCTTTTACCTCAGCAGAAGAAGGATTCATTTTTGAAGGATACCTTTCCGGAACATCTAATGACAATCCCTGGGCAGGATGGCAGAAACAAGAACAAACCTATGCCGTTAGTGAAACTTTTATCGATCTGATTAACAGTTTCAATGAGCCTGGATTTGTAGACCCTAGGGCAGAAAGGTGGTTCACCAAAATTGAGGGTGAGTTTGTAGGAGCGCCCAGTGGCAATGCGCAATCAGATCTTACCCATTCTGTATATTCTGCTCCTTCTACGGAAACTGTACTGTATGATGAAGCACCTCAACCTCTGCTCACCTACGATGAGATGAAATTTATTGAGTCAGAAGCACATTTGCGTTTAGGAAACAGGCCGGAGGCCAATGCAGCTTACGAAGAAGCAGTACAGGCTGCATTAAGGAGATCTGGCATTTCAGAAGAGGAAATTATGTCTTATGTGAACCAGGGGATAGTTTTTCCAGGAGAAGCTGATTTAACACTTGAACATATTATCAGACAAAAAAATGTATCCTTCTGGATGTTCCAGTCATTGGAAGCTTATAATGATTTCAGAAGAACAGGCATTCCTCAAATGAGTGATCCCAGAGGAACACCTCTACGCTTGCCTTATCCTCCTTCTGAAGTAAACCGAAATCCAAATACGCCTTCTGAGATCAATGACATTACTATCTATGAGATGCCTGTATGGTGGGGGACATCATTGAACTAA
- a CDS encoding SusC/RagA family TonB-linked outer membrane protein yields the protein MRNFVQKCTGYLVVTMICCCQSGIWAQELAAVTETDIGKRSSTSSSKEQDQQLLKQVLEEIGIRYKVNFMFDHSLVEKKIVNKATLNSENFEQLLDDLLAPLGLTYKKIDDTHYIIKPEETQEQLIQKIEANTEKYEEKVGQQSLLMKLPTRDIRLQAVLEKTITGQVSDENDEPLPGVNVLVKNTTIGTVTDVNGNFRLNAPDDATTLVFSSVGYSTEEVAIENQSVINISLVPDIQALSEVVVTAFGIEKEKKALSYAVQEVEGEQLAAVGNTNLVNSLQGKVAGVIVKQSSGAPGSRSQITIRGSRSFVGNNEPLYVVDGLPISSGDRAIDINPNDIKSINVLKGPTAAALYGLRASNGVIVIETKKGEGALDGRPSVTFETNYSVDRISRFPETQTTYAQGERGVFNANSAFAWGPRIDTMGTYINQLGEPEEAAAYDNAREFFKTGGTLNANLTIANALDGGNYAISLGFADQQGIVENTGMQRINLKFAGGYDITDKLRISSSVNYANNLINRFHPTTGGSNLFYGAFFTPPSYDLKGKPTHEPGDPYKQINFRGQHDNIYWALENNYINDRTSRTFGNVSLDYKPLDWLSVNYRIGLDEYTTNIKEVFEKGSGHSGGRTDPPSGGSISNRMLNHRQINSNLNLTMSRNFGDAFNVDFMLGNEVYDIRSNVVSNNGSDIVIGGFHHISNTAVQTTNERLERSRVVGFFGNFSLSWQNSVFLNATGRNDIVSNMPRENRSFFYPSLGLGVVFTEFLSIPENILTFGKFRASVAEVGQAGPIYSTQTVFVPGSAVGGFTFPYQGLNAFTQSNQFNSTDLQPENTRTFEIGVDLRFVNDRIGLDYTYYNSKANGQIYQVPIAISTGYSSELRNAGEMSIKGHEIMLNITPVVTPTFRWDVTSNFTTYTNKVLSLAEGIEQLELGGSRVTAVAREGEEFPSLIGFGYARDPASGEVVVDSRSVLPNGNPNPLYGMPLRSTEQIILGSAQPDFEINFINNISYKNFSFSAQIDWRQGGKLSSGYSRLGRLYGILSDTENREADYVFPGNKGYYDEGGNLVVEGNNDITIQRGYDFYRVNQDPIIESNVYDATFVRLREVRLTYDLPSALLENTFIRSASFYLTGRNLWLNAALPHFDPEMFSVSQGEEYTTYPQTKSFGGGVRINF from the coding sequence ATGCGTAATTTTGTACAAAAGTGTACCGGATATTTGGTGGTGACTATGATTTGCTGCTGCCAAAGCGGCATATGGGCACAGGAACTTGCCGCCGTCACGGAAACTGATATTGGAAAAAGGAGCAGTACCAGCTCATCAAAAGAGCAGGACCAGCAGTTGCTTAAACAGGTACTGGAAGAGATTGGTATTCGCTATAAGGTCAATTTTATGTTTGACCACAGTCTTGTGGAAAAGAAAATTGTAAACAAGGCAACGCTTAACTCTGAAAACTTTGAGCAGCTTTTGGACGACTTACTGGCTCCCTTAGGGCTCACCTATAAAAAAATTGATGATACTCATTACATCATCAAACCAGAAGAGACTCAGGAACAACTTATCCAAAAAATTGAAGCAAATACTGAGAAGTATGAGGAAAAGGTAGGACAGCAAAGCCTTTTGATGAAGCTTCCTACCCGAGACATCAGGTTACAGGCTGTTCTGGAGAAAACTATTACTGGTCAAGTAAGCGATGAAAACGATGAGCCGTTGCCCGGAGTGAACGTGTTGGTAAAAAACACTACTATAGGAACGGTAACAGATGTGAATGGCAATTTTCGCCTGAATGCACCGGATGACGCTACTACACTGGTTTTTTCTTCTGTAGGTTATAGCACAGAAGAAGTAGCTATTGAAAATCAAAGTGTAATTAATATATCGCTGGTACCTGATATTCAAGCCCTTTCTGAGGTGGTCGTGACGGCTTTTGGTATAGAAAAAGAAAAGAAAGCTTTGAGCTATGCAGTGCAGGAGGTAGAAGGGGAACAGTTAGCGGCTGTTGGCAACACCAATCTGGTGAATAGCCTACAGGGAAAAGTGGCCGGTGTTATTGTGAAGCAAAGTTCGGGAGCTCCTGGCAGCCGTTCGCAAATTACCATCAGAGGTAGCCGTTCTTTTGTGGGAAATAACGAACCATTGTATGTAGTGGACGGCCTCCCTATATCCAGTGGCGACAGAGCTATTGACATCAATCCCAATGATATCAAATCTATCAATGTATTAAAGGGGCCTACAGCGGCGGCACTTTATGGGTTAAGGGCTTCCAATGGTGTGATTGTCATTGAAACCAAAAAAGGAGAAGGAGCCTTGGATGGTAGACCTTCTGTTACATTTGAGACTAATTATAGTGTTGATCGTATTTCTAGGTTTCCCGAAACGCAAACTACATATGCACAAGGAGAAAGGGGAGTGTTTAATGCCAACTCTGCTTTCGCCTGGGGACCAAGGATAGACACGATGGGAACCTATATCAATCAGCTGGGCGAACCAGAGGAAGCTGCTGCTTATGATAATGCCCGGGAGTTTTTTAAAACAGGTGGGACCTTAAACGCCAATTTAACAATTGCCAATGCTCTTGACGGAGGAAATTATGCCATCAGCCTAGGTTTTGCAGACCAACAAGGCATCGTGGAAAATACCGGCATGCAAAGAATAAATCTTAAATTTGCCGGAGGGTATGATATTACAGATAAACTAAGAATCAGTTCTTCAGTGAATTATGCCAATAATTTAATCAACAGATTTCATCCTACTACTGGTGGCTCAAATCTTTTTTATGGAGCCTTTTTCACGCCTCCTTCTTATGATCTGAAAGGAAAGCCCACGCATGAACCTGGTGATCCTTACAAACAAATTAATTTCAGGGGTCAACATGACAATATTTATTGGGCTTTGGAAAACAATTATATCAATGACAGAACTTCCCGCACATTTGGTAATGTGAGTCTTGACTACAAGCCTCTGGATTGGTTATCTGTCAATTATCGTATTGGACTGGATGAATATACTACAAATATAAAGGAAGTATTTGAGAAGGGATCAGGCCACTCAGGTGGAAGAACGGACCCACCAAGCGGAGGCAGCATTAGCAATAGAATGCTTAACCACAGACAGATTAATTCTAACCTGAACCTGACCATGAGCCGGAATTTCGGAGATGCCTTCAATGTGGATTTTATGCTCGGAAATGAGGTGTATGACATTCGCTCGAATGTGGTATCCAACAACGGCTCTGATATCGTGATAGGAGGTTTTCACCATATTTCCAATACGGCTGTACAAACCACCAATGAAAGACTGGAACGGAGTCGTGTCGTAGGGTTTTTTGGCAACTTTTCTTTGTCCTGGCAAAACTCTGTGTTTTTAAATGCTACCGGGAGAAATGATATCGTTTCAAATATGCCCCGTGAAAACCGCTCTTTTTTCTATCCTTCTCTAGGTTTGGGGGTAGTATTTACGGAATTTTTATCCATCCCTGAGAATATACTCACTTTCGGTAAGTTCAGAGCCAGCGTAGCGGAAGTTGGGCAGGCAGGCCCCATTTATTCTACACAAACTGTATTTGTTCCGGGATCTGCTGTCGGTGGTTTTACCTTTCCTTACCAAGGATTAAATGCTTTTACACAGAGCAACCAGTTTAACAGCACTGATTTACAACCCGAGAATACCAGGACATTTGAAATAGGAGTAGATTTGAGGTTTGTCAATGATCGTATAGGACTGGATTATACCTATTACAATTCTAAAGCCAATGGGCAGATATATCAGGTACCTATTGCAATTTCCACAGGTTATTCAAGTGAATTACGCAATGCTGGCGAAATGAGTATCAAGGGGCATGAAATCATGCTCAATATAACTCCGGTCGTAACGCCTACTTTTCGCTGGGATGTAACCTCTAACTTTACCACCTATACCAACAAGGTTTTGAGTTTGGCAGAAGGGATAGAACAACTGGAATTGGGAGGAAGCAGAGTGACGGCTGTAGCAAGAGAAGGGGAAGAGTTTCCATCTTTAATAGGGTTTGGATATGCCAGAGATCCGGCTAGTGGGGAAGTGGTCGTAGACAGCAGATCTGTTTTGCCTAATGGAAATCCTAATCCACTATACGGAATGCCCTTACGTTCTACTGAGCAAATTATCCTGGGAAGTGCTCAACCTGATTTTGAAATAAACTTCATCAATAACATCTCTTATAAAAACTTCTCTTTTTCTGCGCAAATTGACTGGCGGCAAGGCGGAAAATTATCTTCAGGGTACAGTCGCCTCGGAAGATTATATGGTATACTGAGTGATACTGAGAATAGAGAAGCCGATTATGTATTTCCAGGAAATAAAGGATACTATGATGAAGGGGGAAATCTAGTCGTGGAGGGTAACAATGATATTACGATTCAGCGGGGATATGACTTCTATCGGGTAAACCAGGACCCTATTATAGAGTCCAATGTATACGATGCTACCTTTGTGCGCCTGCGTGAGGTAAGGTTAACTTATGACTTACCGTCAGCCCTGCTCGAGAATACTTTTATCAGATCTGCTTCTTTTTACCTGACCGGAAGAAATCTCTGGCTCAATGCAGCTTTGCCCCATTTTGACCCTGAAATGTTCAGTGTTTCGCAAGGAGAGGAATATACCACTTATCCACAGACAAAAAGTTTTGGTGGAGGAGTCAGAATTAATTTTTAA
- a CDS encoding FecR family protein yields the protein MSQKDLDKIIREYLSGKYSPEGEELFNTWFTASHDDKTSPLEGLTEAEKEKIRQEIFTKVKPYTSIQTQPTRKLSERSGWKLSPRWYRMAAAWAGLLLISMVCLMYLNQNETTTIRTVYGEIKNVTLPDGSEVTLNANSTLRYTADWEEQMSDYRINASRQVWLDGEAFFSVVHTQDDRKFEVHTSQLNVEVLGTEFNVNNRRGDTEVVLHTGKVKLDINQDETVSEIVMKPGELVIFSGIHRSLTKKLVNPQHYSTWRNQELILDNTSLIDIARALEDYYGFEIIIQDDSLKQTKLTATATLSLKDTDVILTAISEIYDINVQQEDNRIIFSKP from the coding sequence ATGTCTCAAAAAGATTTGGATAAAATTATCCGGGAGTACTTATCCGGAAAATATAGTCCTGAAGGTGAAGAATTATTTAATACATGGTTTACGGCATCCCATGATGATAAAACTTCGCCACTGGAAGGACTTACCGAAGCAGAAAAAGAAAAAATCCGGCAGGAAATTTTTACAAAGGTCAAACCCTATACCTCTATTCAAACTCAACCTACGCGAAAACTTTCGGAACGATCAGGGTGGAAGCTGTCGCCACGCTGGTACCGAATGGCCGCTGCATGGGCAGGCTTACTTCTGATCAGCATGGTCTGTTTGATGTACCTAAACCAAAATGAAACTACTACTATCCGAACTGTCTACGGTGAAATCAAAAATGTTACTTTACCCGATGGATCAGAAGTTACGCTGAACGCGAATTCAACACTTAGGTATACTGCTGATTGGGAAGAACAAATGAGCGACTACAGAATAAATGCCTCTCGGCAGGTGTGGCTGGATGGAGAAGCTTTCTTTTCAGTAGTACATACACAAGATGACCGCAAATTTGAAGTTCATACTTCGCAGCTCAACGTAGAAGTGCTAGGTACCGAGTTTAATGTGAACAATCGCCGGGGAGACACCGAAGTAGTGCTGCATACGGGAAAAGTAAAGCTGGATATTAATCAGGATGAAACAGTTTCAGAGATAGTAATGAAACCTGGAGAACTAGTGATATTTTCCGGAATCCACCGCAGCCTTACCAAAAAATTAGTGAACCCACAACACTATTCTACCTGGCGTAATCAGGAACTGATCCTGGACAATACTTCTCTGATCGACATCGCCAGGGCTTTGGAAGATTATTATGGCTTTGAGATAATTATCCAGGATGACAGCCTTAAGCAGACCAAACTTACAGCTACTGCTACATTATCCCTGAAAGACACGGATGTGATTCTGACGGCAATTTCAGAGATATACGACATTAATGTCCAGCAGGAGGATAACCGAATTATATTCAGCAAACCCTAA